TAACATTTAACCCTGAGCAATGTGGGGGGAAACCATGCATAAGGGGTATGAGAATAAGAGTAAGTGATGTTCTTGAGCTTTTAGCAAATGGAATTTCAATTGAAGAAATTGTAAATGATGAACTACCTCAATTAGAAAGAGAAGATGTCGTCGCTTGCCTCAACTATGCCCTTTCAAAACTAAATCATCCCGTTATTAAAGCTGCTTGATGGTAATAATTGATGCTCATTTGCCTCC
This portion of the Spirosomataceae bacterium TFI 002 genome encodes:
- a CDS encoding Uncharacterized conserved protein, DUF433 family; this encodes MERITFNPEQCGGKPCIRGMRIRVSDVLELLANGISIEEIVNDELPQLEREDVVACLNYALSKLNHPVIKAA